The genome window AGCTCGGATCAGCGCCGCCAGCATCAAACGCACCTTGTGTCCGCTGTCGGCGTCACGGGCTTCAAACAATGGAGCGAAGACCCGCTCAATGCGCTCCCAGGTCTTGGTGCCCACCAGCAGGGGTGCATCGGGCATGTGCTTGATCCAGACACGCCGCCCCAGGGCCGTTACCTCGCTGACCTTGAATTCGCCGATGACCACCGCCAGAGGGCTTTGCCCTTCATGCGGATGCAAGACCGCCAGCTTGTTGCGACGGCGCTGAGCTACCTCGAATTTGCTGGCTTCGCTGAAGGGTTCGGGCACGTACAAACGCTCGCTCAGCCCAACACCCTTGACCATCACGTCCTCGGCCGCATTCATCAGGTATTTGTGCAGGACACCTTGATTGCGCTTGCCCTCCATGGCCGGGCTCCATCGGTTGAAGCCCGCCCGCTCGAAAAGGAAGTGCATCAGGGCATGCAGGCTCATGCGTCGCCTGGGTGCCTCCACCTCGGTCACCTCATGTGGTTCACCTCGCACCAAACTTCGCCCCACCGTGCGCACCCACGGAAAGTCCACACGCAGTTGAATCTGCCCAGGCACCGTCTCCAGAACAGCCTCGCCCACCAACTCGCCCAGACCTGATTGTTGCCACTCTGGCTCGAAGGATGGGCACGATGGGTGATGCCGACACCCGGTTTCCGGCATGCGCTTGACAACGAACTGACGGTGCCGCGCGACGTACATCTCCACACCACCAGGAACACACAGACATCGGGGACGTTCGGGGGTCTCGTACACGTGAGCCAGCAGATCCTGCATGTCTGGCGCACTTGCATCCACCACCCGCCCTTTGATGGAAAAGCGCTGACTGTCGCCTTCAGCGCCTTGACGGGTGGGCATGGTGTTCACACCAGTTCATCGAGCAGTTGCTCGATGGTCGGCTTGTGGCGAGCCAGCAGTTCGCGCACCGCACTGCGTTCGCTGATGCCCAGGATCAGGCCGACATCGTCCTCATCAGCGCCACGCTCATAGAGGCGTGCCACGACGGTGCGACGCACAGACAGCGCCGTCACGCCTTTCATCTCGGCATAGCGAAACAGCTTGCGATAGGTCTCCAGGATCGGTCGACACAAGAACCGTCGCTGACCAGGCGCACCATAGGGTGTGATCTTGAACCCCTCTCCTGCTGTAGACAGGAACAAGCGGCTATCTGGATCAAGCCCTCTGTAAGCACCATCCCGTCCCAAGCCCAGCCCGAGCCTCAGGCGCTCTTCCAAGTAGTTTGAAAGCGATTCGTCCAGCCTCGTGCTGGCGAAGTGCAATGGGCGGGCCTTTCCAGTGATGGCCACCTCGGCACGCATTTGAGAGTGGCGCCGAACGCTGCCATCGGAGCTCAGGTAGTCCCTCACTTCGAGGCGGGCGATTTCCAGGGGACGTGCGCCCGTGGCAAACAGGAGATAGAACAGCGACAGGTCATGCCAGGCCCGATTGCTGCGCCCCTTGATGCGCTTGCCTGCCTGGATGATCTCGTCCATGGAGACGATGCGGCTTGAACGATGTTCGACCGTCTTTCTCGGATCGAAATCCTCCAAGGCCGTCAGGATGGCATCGCGGTGCAGGCGCAAGCGTCTGACGAATGCAGCGCCATCTTCATTCAAGCCATCGATGTCGGCCACTTGGCTCAACTGCACCGCAATGGCTTTGATGCGCCGCTCAACCGCCGTGCGTGACACGCCAAACCGCGCGGCCACGGCCTCATAGGTGTCGCCATCGATGACCTCCTTGAGCATCCTGATCGAATGGGCAACGGTGCCCCCGTCTGGTTCCAGTTCTGGTGCGCATGACATGACCCTCTCCCTGCTTTGTTTACTTGTCCTCACGCTGCCAAAGCGCCTTCATGCTCAACCCTGATCGCAATTTTCACCAGTCGAAATCGCCGGTGAAGGCGGGGGGGTTTCGGCATCAGGCAGATCTGCTTTGGCGTGGACAAAAGCCACGTGAAAACACCCAGAAGCAAGCAAGTTCCGTGGCACCGCCCCGCATGGGCTGAGGCACACTTCCCATGCATTGGCGTGTGCCAAGGCCCCTGCGCGCTCAATGTCGGGGCAAGGCATGCCAAGCAAGGTGCATGGCAAGGGGGTGGGCTCTGCAAGCGTGAACATTGGCTTCAGCAAGGGGCGTCAGGCACGGCTACTCTGTTCAGCGATCCATTGCCTGATGTCCTCCACCCGCCAGACGGTCACGCGCACCGACAGCTTGACGGGTTCAGGAAAGGTGCGCGTCTGCACGCGCCGCCACAGTGTGGACTTGGAGATGGGAACAAATTGCAGAACCTGTGCCTGTCGGAGAAAGCCAACTTGCGGCAATGATGGCGCCGCAACAGCATGGACAGGTGCCGCGGGCACGACAACGGCACCCCGGTTGGGTTTAGGCATGATCTGGCCTCTTCACGGCGAATGCCGATGGAAGACATGACCTGCTCTGTAGCGGCGGCGCTAGGTCAGGGTTTGCGCATGCCGATAGGGACGCACGACTCCGGCATCACATCGGCGGCGTCCCGGTCGCACGGTGTGGTTGTGAGCAACTCCAAGTACATAGTGCCTCGTCAACGGGATGGCTCAGCGCAACGTGGACAGGCACAGGCAGGCAGGTATCGACTGCGACGGTGGCGCAACATGCGTCCCGATGTCACCTTAGCGGACGACATGGGACGCCTCAAGCAAGAACGGCTTGTGCTCCTCGAAATCGTCCGTGAAGTCGGCCCCTTGCGCGTGGCGCTTGCCAGCATCAACCAGGTCGCGTTGAGTAGCTACTTGACGACAACAGCAGCATCCACAGGCTCCATGGTGTCCGTGGCTGACGAAACACTTGCATCATCGCCGGTCGCTTCCAGCTCCTGAGCAAGCACACCAGATGCTTGAACATTTGCTGCTGGGGCTGGCACAGACTCGGGACCGCCCTCACCCCGTTCACCCATGGCATTCATGCGGCGCCTCAGGCCAGTGGCCAGATTGCGAGCCCCGTTGGCCACGTCGCGCACCTGACGCTTGAGGCTGGCGCGCTGGATGTCCACCGCCTGCGCAGTGATCACCTCATGGATCTCCAGCGTCTGGAGCAGTGGCATCAACTGGTCCAGCTTACCTAGGACCTCTAGGAAGCGACGCCCAAACGAAGACAGCACACTGACGTCCACCGACAGGGCCACGGTGTCATACGTCGCCACACTTGTGATGCCATGGGCCTTGAACAAGGCTTCTGCGCCATCGATGGCACTGTTCAAGCTCTCGTTGACCGCGTCAAGCTTCGCCCGAACGCTGGCCTCCACCTTGACGATGTCATCGTGATCCAGACGGGTGCGTGCGATCACCGAGATGAAGTGCATGTTGAGTTGCAAGGTGTTGAACAGGCGAACAAAGAAGCGCTTGCCCTCCGCGCTGGTGAAGCGCGTGGGCATCTTCACACTGGCCGCTTCGATGCGCCTGAAATCTGCTTTGCTTTCTTTGGCCAGGATCCGGTCGTTGACCCCGCCCTGGTCCATCTTGACGATCTGGTGAATATCAGACATGTCGCGCTCCCGTGACTGGCGTGCTCGCCACCATCTTGCGAACCGCGTTCGTGCATCACCACCGGGAATCATCGGCAATTGAAGGCCCTTTCGGCATCAGCCCCCGTTTTGGCATGGAACCATCTTGACCATCCTCATGGCAAGGCACTACCTTGCTGATACGCGGCAGCTGGCCCTGCATTCAAACAAGGCAAGCCCTGGAGTTCACATCAAACCCTTGACGGTCACCACCGTCCCGATGCCATCGAAGCGACTTTCGTGGTGAGTGCACGCGCGCGCTAACGCGGCATGCGCGCTCTCACCCCGAAAGCCTTCTTCGATCGGTAGCTGGCACACCGATCCGAACGGGCTCACCACCCGATCAAGCCAGCCCTGGAGTCTCTTCATCGCCATCGGCAGTGCGTCAAAACACCTTGCCGACTGTTCATCACCCTGTGGGGCATTGCCCCCTCAGTGGTGCGCCGTGCCTCCCTATTTCACATGGAGGCCACGATGCTGCACACGAGCACATCTCTGGTTCACCCCCCAGCTGCCTTGAATGGCTTCATGGGGGCGACGCAGTCCGTTTTTCCGGATCAATCGCCACACCCACTGTCGCTGGACGATCCGCCCGACCGCATCGACTGGAGCGAGGAGGACATCGTCTTCCTGCACTGGCGCTTGCTGCAGGAGATCAACCAGTTGTCTGACCCGGCCACGCCGCTGGAAGACAAGTTCGACACCCTGCGCTGGGTGTTCACCGAGCGGGACAAGGACCAACAGCCCTTCTCGTTCGTGAACTGCCTGCGTGTCGTGGGATGCAGCCCGCTGTCGCCCATCGCGTACTGCGGCCTCGTGGATGCGCAAGACATCCGCGACCACATCCGCAACAAGCTCAAGGTCTGGCTGTCTGACTCGCTTGCCCGATACCCGCAATGGGTTCGCGATGCCATCGCCAACAACCCCCAGTGGGTTGAGGCCCGCTTGGCCAGGAATCCGCAATGGATCAATGAACAGCTCAAGCAGATGTCCGAGCAGGGTGACCTGTTCACCTGATCCCAACAGCCCCAAACAACGCCAAGGCCAGATCGTTCCGATCGGCCCTGGCCCTCACCTCACACACGGAGAGCCCTATGCACAAACAAGCATACGCCCATGGCCACCGCATTCCGATGCTGATGGTCGATGAGCCCCAGGACATCGAGTTCCTGGTCAAGGAAAGTGAAGTCCTGACCGGCCAGGCCGGCCGCATCTTTGTCATCGCCGGTGCCGACTGGCTGACCTACCGCGTGCTGTGGAGCCAGGCAGGTTTCAAGGTCGAACGCCTGGACGACAAAGGCCAGGTCTTGCACACCCAGCACCAACTGCCCTGGGAGTTCGTCGAGCACAGCGTGATCGAAGCACTGCAGGCGGGCCAGTTGTTCACCCCATCGGTTCGCCATCGCGGCTGACCGCTGCTCTATCCCCTGCAGAGCATGTCATCAACACGGAGTTCAACATGAACAACCCCGAGTACGAAGCTCGCATTGAAGACGTCAAACGCCGAGCCCATGGTCGCTGGACTGAAATCCTTAGCAGCCTGGGCGTTGGCGAACACATTCTCAAGAAGCGCAACCAGCCCTGCCCGCTCTGTGGTGGCACGGACCGGTTTCAGTACACCGACAAGTTCGGTGAAGGCAACTACCACTGTCGCGCCTGTGGCGCAGGAGGTGGCTTCAAACTGCTGCAGGCCGTCACGGGCCTGGATTTCAACACCGCGCTCAAGGAAGTCGAACGCGTGGTGGGCGCCTC of Aquabacterium sp. A3 contains these proteins:
- a CDS encoding DUF1173 family protein, giving the protein MPTRQGAEGDSQRFSIKGRVVDASAPDMQDLLAHVYETPERPRCLCVPGGVEMYVARHRQFVVKRMPETGCRHHPSCPSFEPEWQQSGLGELVGEAVLETVPGQIQLRVDFPWVRTVGRSLVRGEPHEVTEVEAPRRRMSLHALMHFLFERAGFNRWSPAMEGKRNQGVLHKYLMNAAEDVMVKGVGLSERLYVPEPFSEASKFEVAQRRRNKLAVLHPHEGQSPLAVVIGEFKVSEVTALGRRVWIKHMPDAPLLVGTKTWERIERVFAPLFEARDADSGHKVRLMLAALIRARREHTYEIDAASLMLTSEHWIPVEGVHELPLVHALVSQGRRFVKPLRYDARSAAAFPNALLLDAGPLPLPLHVISAFMPPKERAEKERTLRTSAGSPWLWVSAEEMPALPGAVMT
- a CDS encoding site-specific integrase, with translation MSCAPELEPDGGTVAHSIRMLKEVIDGDTYEAVAARFGVSRTAVERRIKAIAVQLSQVADIDGLNEDGAAFVRRLRLHRDAILTALEDFDPRKTVEHRSSRIVSMDEIIQAGKRIKGRSNRAWHDLSLFYLLFATGARPLEIARLEVRDYLSSDGSVRRHSQMRAEVAITGKARPLHFASTRLDESLSNYLEERLRLGLGLGRDGAYRGLDPDSRLFLSTAGEGFKITPYGAPGQRRFLCRPILETYRKLFRYAEMKGVTALSVRRTVVARLYERGADEDDVGLILGISERSAVRELLARHKPTIEQLLDELV
- a CDS encoding helix-turn-helix transcriptional regulator, with product MPKPNRGAVVVPAAPVHAVAAPSLPQVGFLRQAQVLQFVPISKSTLWRRVQTRTFPEPVKLSVRVTVWRVEDIRQWIAEQSSRA
- a CDS encoding DUF1845 domain-containing protein, giving the protein MSDIHQIVKMDQGGVNDRILAKESKADFRRIEAASVKMPTRFTSAEGKRFFVRLFNTLQLNMHFISVIARTRLDHDDIVKVEASVRAKLDAVNESLNSAIDGAEALFKAHGITSVATYDTVALSVDVSVLSSFGRRFLEVLGKLDQLMPLLQTLEIHEVITAQAVDIQRASLKRQVRDVANGARNLATGLRRRMNAMGERGEGGPESVPAPAANVQASGVLAQELEATGDDASVSSATDTMEPVDAAVVVK